From Alphaproteobacteria bacterium, one genomic window encodes:
- a CDS encoding serine hydrolase domain-containing protein: MKRALFLLALVWALPADARSLTPVTPESVGLSSERLALIGTTLQAGVDADEIPGAVVLVARRGGIAYYEAFGYRDKATGDAMRKDTIFRIYSMTKPIVSVAAMTLHEEAKLYLSQPISVHLPAFKGMRVGPHFEPAARAITVQDLLRHTSGLTYAFIGSGAIKNLYKQAGMAEFELDMSIAEYAERLAELPLLYQPGTVWDYGRSTDVLGALIEAVSGTTLDAYMRERVLVPLGMSDSGFWVPESERHRVAEPLSDTLIDITAPPAMLAGGHGIVSTVMDYARFCQMMLEEGSLDGVRILGSETVAYMTADHLGDINRDGTVYLPGPGYGFGLGFAVRTHAGRSRWPGSVGEYFWGGYAGTYFWVDPTKEMIVVYMMQSVKQRGHYRMILRNLVNQAIMD; the protein is encoded by the coding sequence ATGAAAAGAGCTTTGTTCCTGTTGGCTCTCGTCTGGGCCCTTCCCGCCGACGCCAGGAGCCTAACGCCTGTCACCCCCGAATCAGTCGGCCTGTCAAGCGAGCGCCTGGCGCTTATTGGTACAACGCTACAAGCGGGCGTCGATGCCGATGAGATTCCTGGCGCCGTGGTGCTGGTAGCCCGGCGCGGCGGCATCGCCTACTACGAGGCCTTCGGCTATCGTGACAAGGCGACCGGAGACGCGATGCGGAAAGACACCATCTTCCGCATCTATTCCATGACCAAGCCCATCGTCAGCGTCGCCGCCATGACCCTGCACGAGGAGGCGAAGCTTTACCTATCGCAACCCATATCGGTTCATCTGCCGGCCTTCAAGGGGATGCGGGTCGGCCCACACTTCGAGCCTGCGGCGCGGGCGATCACGGTGCAGGACCTTTTGCGCCATACCTCCGGCCTGACCTACGCCTTCATCGGCTCAGGCGCAATCAAGAACCTCTACAAGCAAGCGGGCATGGCAGAGTTCGAGCTCGACATGAGCATCGCCGAGTACGCCGAGCGCTTGGCTGAGCTGCCTCTGCTTTACCAGCCGGGCACAGTTTGGGACTACGGCCGCTCCACCGATGTGCTTGGCGCACTCATCGAGGCGGTATCCGGCACGACATTGGATGCCTATATGCGTGAGCGCGTGCTAGTGCCGCTCGGCATGAGCGACAGCGGCTTCTGGGTTCCCGAAAGCGAGCGCCATCGCGTCGCCGAACCCCTCAGTGACACGCTGATAGACATCACGGCGCCGCCGGCCATGCTGGCCGGCGGCCACGGCATAGTCTCAACGGTGATGGACTATGCCCGCTTCTGCCAGATGATGCTGGAAGAGGGCAGCCTGGATGGCGTCCGGATTTTGGGTTCGGAAACGGTCGCCTACATGACCGCTGATCACCTCGGCGATATCAACCGCGACGGCACTGTCTACCTGCCAGGCCCAGGATATGGCTTCGGGTTGGGCTTCGCCGTCCGCACCCATGCCGGCCGCTCACGCTGGCCCGGCTCGGTTGGGGAGTATTTCTGGGGCGGCTATGCCGGAACCTATTTCTGGGTCGACCCAACCAAGGAAATGATAGTCGTCTATATGATGCAAAGCGTAAAGCAGCGCGGCCATTACCGCATGATACTGCGCAACCTGGTCAACCAAGCCATCATGGATTGA
- a CDS encoding cupin domain-containing protein: protein MSDSRVPPPSPVRFTRADGVLAESVQSLEDTEQPPGLTIAPLLVGEDMLLMRLERKKGLVDPLHSHVDHESICYLVSGRMRIEIDGESFVAEPGDSWIHPAGVPHRHETLEDSVQIEIKSPPRKTWS from the coding sequence ATGAGCGATAGCCGTGTCCCACCGCCGAGCCCGGTCCGCTTCACGCGGGCAGACGGCGTGCTGGCTGAGAGTGTACAAAGCCTGGAAGATACCGAGCAGCCGCCAGGTCTCACCATCGCGCCGCTTCTGGTGGGAGAGGATATGTTATTGATGCGTCTTGAGCGCAAGAAGGGGCTGGTCGATCCGCTGCACAGTCATGTAGACCACGAGTCGATCTGCTATCTGGTAAGCGGCCGGATGCGCATCGAAATCGACGGCGAAAGCTTCGTTGCCGAACCGGGCGATTCCTGGATCCATCCGGCCGGTGTACCCCATCGCCACGAAACGCTCGAAGATAGCGTGCAAATCGAAATAAAGTCGCCCCCGCGCAAGACCTGGAGCTGA
- a CDS encoding DUF6524 family protein — MAVGGFSASSFTVRWAVAMVLVLGTFNPSAFSYYHWATAGESDSIPFKILVGLALLIIYMVFLRATWRSIGAIGVTLSVTFFGVLIWLMIDNNLLDLESREAMTYIALIVLATILAIGVSWSHIRRRISGQMDTDVVG, encoded by the coding sequence ATGGCGGTAGGGGGATTCAGCGCTAGTAGCTTCACGGTCCGGTGGGCCGTGGCAATGGTGTTGGTGCTTGGCACCTTCAACCCAAGTGCTTTTTCGTACTACCACTGGGCAACCGCTGGCGAGAGTGACAGCATCCCGTTCAAGATTCTGGTCGGCTTGGCGTTGCTAATCATCTACATGGTCTTCCTGCGTGCTACCTGGCGCTCGATCGGCGCCATCGGTGTGACTCTCTCCGTGACCTTTTTCGGTGTCCTTATCTGGCTGATGATCGACAACAACTTACTCGATCTCGAAAGCCGCGAGGCCATGACCTATATCGCCCTCATCGTGTTAGCGACAATCCTCGCCATCGGTGTGTCCTGGTCACACATCCGCCGCCGCATCAGTGGCCAGATGGATACCGACGTCGTCGGCTAA
- a CDS encoding 2-oxoacid:ferredoxin oxidoreductase subunit beta produces MTVDAPAAKLKAADFTSDQETRWCPGCGDYAILKGIQKTLADIGAERAKTVFVSGIGCSSRLPYYMSTYGFHTIHGRAPAFASGIKLANPELDVWVVTGDGDGLSIGGNHLLHVLRRNIDLQILLFNNEIYGLTKGQYSPTSRVGTCSPSTPMGSLELPLSACSMALGSGARFVARAVDTAVKHLGGVLSAAHAHRGASFIEIYQNCIVYNDDVFADFTARDVAAERQLLVEHGKPLIFGAKRDKGLRFAPGTMTLEVMAVGKDGRSLPGYRRRDDEVLVHDQTNRSLAMLLATMEGPSFPVALGVLYCDPRPTYDRDVHAQLEATRGDEPIDWNAVLRRGYTWTI; encoded by the coding sequence ATGACCGTTGATGCGCCCGCCGCCAAGCTGAAAGCTGCGGATTTTACCTCCGACCAGGAGACCAGATGGTGCCCGGGCTGTGGCGACTACGCCATCCTCAAGGGCATCCAGAAGACCCTCGCCGATATCGGCGCTGAGCGCGCAAAAACAGTATTCGTCTCGGGCATCGGCTGCTCTTCGCGCCTACCCTATTATATGTCGACCTATGGCTTCCACACCATCCATGGCCGAGCGCCCGCTTTCGCCTCCGGCATCAAGCTAGCTAATCCGGAGCTCGATGTCTGGGTGGTTACCGGTGACGGCGACGGGCTATCGATTGGCGGCAACCATTTACTGCACGTGCTCAGACGTAACATCGATCTTCAGATCCTGCTTTTCAACAATGAGATCTATGGCCTGACCAAGGGGCAGTATTCACCCACTTCGCGAGTCGGCACGTGCTCGCCATCCACGCCCATGGGCTCGCTCGAGCTGCCGCTTTCGGCCTGCTCCATGGCACTCGGCTCAGGTGCCCGCTTCGTCGCCCGCGCGGTCGATACCGCTGTCAAGCATCTCGGAGGCGTGTTGAGCGCGGCACATGCTCATCGTGGCGCCTCCTTCATCGAGATCTACCAGAACTGCATCGTCTACAACGACGACGTCTTTGCCGACTTTACTGCCCGCGACGTCGCGGCTGAACGGCAATTGCTTGTGGAGCACGGCAAACCACTGATCTTCGGTGCCAAGCGGGACAAGGGATTGCGTTTCGCCCCGGGCACCATGACGCTTGAGGTCATGGCGGTCGGGAAAGATGGGCGAAGTCTTCCAGGATATCGGCGCCGAGACGACGAGGTGCTAGTGCACGACCAGACCAACCGCTCGCTCGCCATGCTGCTCGCTACCATGGAGGGCCCGAGCTTTCCTGTGGCGCTCGGCGTGCTCTACTGCGATCCACGCCCGACCTATGACAGGGATGTCCATGCCCAACTCGAGGCCACCCGAGGGGATGAGCCAATCGACTGGAACGCTGTTCTCAGGCGCGGCTACACCTGGACCATCTAA